In Picosynechococcus sp. PCC 7002, the following are encoded in one genomic region:
- a CDS encoding phosphoglycerate kinase has product MAKKSVANLTEADLSGKRVFVRVDFNVPLNESGVITDDTRIRAALPTIKYLTEKGAKVILGSHMGRPKGQVVDSMRLTPVAARLSELLGQSVTKCDDCVGDAVNQAIANLGNGQVALLENLRFNPGEEKNDPEFAKQLAANADIYVNDAFGTAHRAHGSTEGVTHHVDTSVAGLLIEKELQFLKGAIEAPKRPLVAIVGGSKVSSKIGVIETLLEKCDKLLIGGGMIFTFYKAQGKSVGGSLVEDDKIDLAKSLMEKAQGKILLPTDVIVADKFAPDAEAKTVSVDAIPDGWMGLDIGADSVKVFQEALDGCGTAIWNGPMGVFEFDKFAVGTEAIAKTLAGATETGTVTIIGGGDSVAAVEKVGVADKMSHISTGGGASLELLEGKELPGIVALDDA; this is encoded by the coding sequence GTGGCTAAGAAATCAGTTGCAAATTTAACAGAGGCAGATTTAAGCGGTAAGCGCGTGTTTGTCCGGGTTGATTTTAATGTACCCCTCAATGAGAGTGGTGTAATCACTGACGATACCCGGATTCGGGCAGCACTCCCCACCATCAAATATTTGACTGAGAAAGGTGCCAAGGTAATTCTTGGGAGCCACATGGGTCGTCCGAAGGGTCAGGTGGTTGATTCGATGCGCTTAACGCCTGTGGCCGCTCGTTTGTCTGAATTGTTGGGCCAATCTGTCACCAAGTGTGATGATTGCGTTGGAGATGCTGTGAACCAGGCGATCGCCAACCTCGGCAATGGTCAAGTGGCGTTACTAGAAAACCTCCGCTTTAACCCCGGCGAGGAAAAGAATGATCCCGAATTTGCCAAGCAACTCGCGGCCAATGCAGACATCTATGTCAACGATGCGTTCGGGACGGCTCACCGTGCCCATGGTTCCACCGAAGGCGTAACCCACCACGTTGATACTTCCGTTGCGGGTCTTTTGATCGAAAAAGAACTCCAGTTCCTCAAGGGCGCCATCGAAGCCCCCAAACGTCCCCTCGTGGCGATTGTTGGCGGTTCTAAAGTATCCAGCAAAATTGGCGTCATCGAAACCCTCCTCGAAAAGTGCGACAAGCTCTTGATCGGCGGCGGGATGATCTTTACGTTCTATAAAGCTCAAGGGAAATCCGTCGGTGGTTCCCTCGTCGAAGACGACAAAATTGATTTGGCAAAGAGCTTAATGGAAAAGGCCCAGGGGAAAATTTTGCTGCCCACTGACGTGATTGTCGCAGACAAGTTTGCCCCCGATGCTGAAGCTAAAACTGTCAGCGTTGACGCAATTCCCGACGGCTGGATGGGTCTCGACATTGGTGCTGATTCTGTGAAGGTCTTCCAAGAAGCTCTTGATGGCTGTGGTACAGCGATCTGGAATGGCCCAATGGGGGTATTCGAGTTCGATAAATTTGCCGTGGGTACCGAGGCGATCGCCAAGACCCTTGCTGGTGCGACTGAAACTGGTACGGTCACGATTATTGGGGGTGGAGACTCCGTTGCGGCCGTCGAAAAAGTTGGTGTTGCAGACAAAATGAGTCACATTTCCACAGGTGGTGGTGCCAGCCTCGAACTGCTCGAAGGAAAAGAGCTTCCCGGTATTGTTGCCCTCGATGATGCCTAA
- a CDS encoding universal stress protein: MFKTILFPVDKSREAREAAETVIQLVKSFQSRLVLLSVVEPTEPEERQGVMNSEEAVAKLLQGAHDLFAQAGIEAEIIEREGMPSFTICDVADEIEADLIVMGCRGMGLTQEGVAESVTSKVTNLSPCPVLIIP, from the coding sequence ATGTTTAAAACTATTCTTTTTCCCGTTGATAAAAGTCGTGAAGCCCGTGAAGCGGCGGAGACAGTGATTCAGCTTGTGAAATCTTTCCAAAGTCGTTTAGTCCTGCTCTCCGTGGTCGAACCGACAGAGCCAGAGGAACGCCAGGGGGTGATGAATTCCGAAGAAGCGGTGGCCAAGCTCCTCCAGGGAGCCCATGATCTCTTTGCCCAAGCGGGGATCGAAGCGGAGATTATTGAACGGGAAGGGATGCCATCTTTTACTATTTGTGATGTGGCCGATGAAATTGAAGCTGATCTAATTGTGATGGGCTGTCGGGGTATGGGCTTAACCCAAGAAGGAGTCGCCGAAAGTGTCACGAGCAAAGTTACGAATCTTTCTCCTTGTCCGGTCTTGATTATCCCCTAG
- the psaC gene encoding photosystem I iron-sulfur center protein PsaC: protein MSHSVKIYDTCIGCTQCVRACPLDVLEMVPWDGCKAGQIASSPRTEDCVGCKRCETACPTDFLSIRVYLGAETTRSMGLAY, encoded by the coding sequence ATGTCTCATAGCGTTAAAATTTACGACACTTGCATTGGCTGCACCCAGTGCGTCCGTGCCTGTCCCCTTGATGTCCTAGAGATGGTTCCTTGGGATGGCTGCAAAGCGGGTCAGATCGCATCTTCTCCTAGAACAGAAGATTGCGTTGGTTGTAAGCGGTGTGAAACTGCTTGCCCCACCGACTTTCTCAGTATCCGGGTTTACCTCGGTGCCGAGACAACTCGTAGTATGGGTCTGGCCTACTAA
- a CDS encoding DUF1997 domain-containing protein has translation MAIRFQALEVVALSVPEAPRPIQEYLQDIDCLVGAIADPERTEKIAPDQYQLKMRPIGFLDLYKFQPIVTLKIWCDRHYQVHIKSLDYQLRGLEPFMKGFKLDVTGRLQPIADEQEQWLLEGEADLQVKLELPPPLWFTPKALVKKTGDRLLREILQRIKGQLLDQLVRDYQVWANGTRENSACGDRLETHP, from the coding sequence ATGGCCATCCGCTTCCAAGCTCTCGAAGTTGTTGCCCTCTCCGTACCAGAGGCACCCCGTCCGATTCAAGAGTATCTCCAAGACATTGATTGTCTGGTGGGGGCGATCGCCGATCCAGAACGCACCGAAAAAATTGCCCCGGATCAATACCAACTCAAAATGCGGCCCATTGGCTTTTTAGATCTGTACAAATTTCAGCCCATTGTGACCTTGAAAATTTGGTGCGATCGCCACTACCAAGTCCATATCAAAAGTTTGGACTACCAGTTGCGGGGTCTAGAACCCTTTATGAAGGGCTTTAAACTCGATGTGACTGGTCGGTTACAACCCATCGCCGATGAACAGGAGCAATGGTTACTCGAAGGTGAAGCGGATCTCCAGGTTAAACTCGAATTGCCGCCGCCCCTCTGGTTTACCCCCAAAGCACTGGTGAAAAAAACGGGCGATCGCCTTTTGCGGGAAATTCTCCAACGCATCAAGGGGCAACTCCTTGACCAGTTAGTGCGTGACTACCAAGTTTGGGCCAACGGTACCCGCGAAAATTCTGCCTGTGGCGATCGCCTCGAAACTCACCCGTAA
- a CDS encoding membrane protein: MDIKLLLLALTGVFTVACLFFGTQNGFYDSDDYHGNGSAH, encoded by the coding sequence ATGGATATCAAATTACTTTTATTGGCTTTGACTGGTGTCTTTACCGTGGCTTGTCTCTTTTTCGGTACCCAAAATGGTTTTTATGATTCCGATGATTACCATGGCAATGGTTCTGCCCACTAA
- a CDS encoding MBL fold metallo-hydrolase → MPPVVAPDLPQLSCLPYATGQQAEGVCLLLTLGPYQLLLDCGVKDFEHFLARDKMPDAVFCSHAHRDHAEGILALHRHFPAVPIYLSAATQALLPLNWPGTKVPAELGQVLPWRSPVEIAKNLTLQLFPAGHLPGAAAALFTLHTPERDYTVFYTGDFSVSHFQLVNGLSIEALRGLQPDVLIIEGSYGTMRHPHRRQQEKYLTQRILDALDAGQSVILPVPRLGLGQEILKLLRSHHQFTGKKVDIWVEGQVARGCDLYLEILPELPNPVQNFARHQALFWDDRVYPRMHRLAPGEYPDLHQGNHVIITDYTNDFAKYCEAEECSCLLLLPEHPGVWLDIEAPPLAAIAPKKHVQIETYLLAEHSDGRNTTQLIHNLRPQHVVFFHGSSQDLEDLTALEELQSRYQLHCPAAGKLVELPIGATFIQPAGPHSTEYEGEINEVGAWITISLPNNLNDDPRWQTFADTGLVEARWQGEELVLRGINERELLHHNVDAQRFNNLDCCLNCRFQKGLRCQQPKSPLYRFKVTPEGYCPEFQAITQAPDLSEEI, encoded by the coding sequence ATGCCCCCTGTCGTCGCGCCTGATTTGCCTCAATTATCCTGCCTGCCCTACGCCACTGGCCAACAAGCAGAAGGTGTTTGTCTGCTTCTGACATTGGGGCCTTATCAACTGCTCCTCGACTGTGGTGTCAAGGATTTTGAGCATTTTCTGGCCCGGGACAAAATGCCCGATGCTGTTTTTTGCAGCCATGCCCACCGGGATCACGCTGAGGGAATTCTCGCTCTACATCGCCATTTTCCAGCAGTCCCCATTTACCTCAGTGCCGCGACCCAAGCATTGTTGCCCCTCAATTGGCCTGGGACAAAAGTTCCCGCTGAGTTGGGTCAAGTGCTGCCCTGGCGATCGCCCGTAGAAATTGCGAAAAATTTAACCCTGCAACTTTTCCCTGCTGGACATTTACCAGGGGCGGCGGCGGCCTTGTTTACGCTCCATACCCCAGAGCGAGATTACACGGTATTTTATACGGGGGATTTTTCCGTTTCCCATTTTCAGTTGGTGAATGGTTTGTCTATCGAGGCCCTGCGGGGTCTCCAGCCCGATGTGTTGATCATCGAGGGTAGCTATGGCACCATGCGTCACCCCCATCGCCGTCAACAGGAAAAGTACCTGACCCAACGGATTCTCGACGCCCTAGACGCTGGTCAATCGGTAATTTTGCCAGTACCGCGCCTCGGCCTCGGCCAAGAAATCCTCAAATTACTGCGATCGCATCACCAATTTACGGGCAAAAAAGTCGATATTTGGGTGGAAGGCCAAGTGGCCCGTGGTTGTGATTTGTATCTAGAGATTTTGCCCGAACTGCCAAATCCAGTGCAAAATTTCGCCCGTCACCAGGCCCTCTTTTGGGACGACCGGGTTTACCCCCGGATGCACCGCCTCGCCCCTGGTGAATATCCAGATCTACACCAGGGCAACCATGTGATCATCACCGATTACACCAATGATTTCGCCAAATATTGTGAGGCAGAGGAATGTTCTTGTTTACTCCTGTTACCGGAACATCCAGGGGTTTGGTTAGACATTGAAGCGCCTCCCCTCGCGGCGATCGCCCCTAAAAAACACGTCCAAATCGAAACCTATCTCCTCGCCGAACACAGCGATGGTCGCAATACCACCCAGTTAATCCATAACTTGCGGCCCCAACACGTTGTCTTTTTCCATGGATCTTCCCAAGACCTAGAAGATCTCACCGCCCTCGAAGAACTCCAAAGCCGCTACCAACTCCATTGTCCCGCCGCTGGCAAGTTAGTTGAGCTTCCCATTGGGGCCACTTTTATCCAACCAGCAGGCCCCCACAGCACGGAATACGAAGGGGAAATCAATGAAGTGGGGGCTTGGATCACTATCAGTTTGCCCAATAACCTCAACGATGATCCCCGTTGGCAAACCTTTGCGGATACAGGCCTGGTGGAAGCGCGCTGGCAAGGGGAAGAACTCGTACTGCGGGGCATTAACGAACGGGAACTGCTGCACCATAATGTCGATGCCCAACGATTTAACAACTTAGATTGTTGCCTCAACTGCCGTTTCCAAAAAGGATTGCGCTGCCAACAACCAAAATCCCCCCTGTATCGCTTTAAGGTGACACCAGAGGGGTATTGTCCAGAGTTTCAGGCGATCACCCAGGCTCCAGATCTGTCGGAAGAAATTTAG
- a CDS encoding DUF6679 family protein, giving the protein MLHRKINQICNDEKEVCIFLRDQQRWIENATITAFEGEILTIRYETEEDDEISSWEELVRLESVGAITQKLASVPKMDVELAIAEDCPEAEQIFPHFPDSKNQD; this is encoded by the coding sequence ATGCTACACCGCAAGATTAACCAAATCTGCAACGACGAAAAAGAAGTTTGTATATTCTTGCGGGATCAACAGCGCTGGATTGAAAATGCAACCATTACAGCGTTTGAGGGAGAAATTCTCACAATCCGTTATGAAACGGAAGAAGATGATGAAATTTCCTCCTGGGAAGAATTAGTGCGCCTAGAAAGCGTCGGTGCCATTACCCAAAAACTCGCCTCGGTGCCGAAGATGGACGTGGAACTGGCGATCGCCGAAGATTGCCCAGAAGCGGAGCAAATTTTCCCCCATTTCCCCGATTCCAAAAACCAAGACTAA
- a CDS encoding alpha/beta fold hydrolase, whose translation MATTVIRNVLHAYDFTPSDRPADPAGEETEYPTLVFIHGWLLSRAYWQPLIDLLKQDYACLAYDLRGFGESAAKTQGDRYPDQGYTLQDYGTDLQHLLDTLNLKNVWLVGHSLGGSIALWGAAICPERVRGIICINAGGGIYLKEDFEKFRNAGQNLVKNRWPFLKHLPLLDLFFARLMVHRPLSRQWGKQRIHDFLQADATAALGALLETTTEQEVHYLPQLVAQLGQPVYFLAGQQDPVMELKYVRHLASFHPSFGCMGNNVREIDHCGHLAMVEQVVSVEENIRKILNQYHP comes from the coding sequence ATGGCAACAACGGTAATTCGCAATGTGCTCCATGCCTATGACTTTACCCCCAGCGATCGCCCCGCAGATCCTGCCGGAGAAGAGACCGAATATCCCACTCTTGTTTTTATCCATGGTTGGCTCCTGAGTCGCGCCTATTGGCAGCCCCTCATTGATCTTTTAAAACAAGATTATGCCTGTCTCGCCTACGACCTCCGAGGTTTTGGGGAATCTGCCGCGAAGACCCAAGGCGATCGCTACCCAGACCAAGGCTACACTCTCCAAGATTACGGCACCGATCTCCAACATTTACTCGACACCCTCAACCTCAAAAACGTTTGGCTTGTGGGTCATTCCCTAGGGGGGAGTATTGCTCTGTGGGGGGCCGCCATTTGTCCCGAACGGGTGCGGGGAATTATCTGTATCAATGCTGGGGGGGGCATTTATCTCAAAGAAGACTTTGAAAAGTTTCGCAATGCTGGCCAGAACCTCGTCAAAAACCGTTGGCCCTTCCTGAAACATTTACCGTTATTGGACTTATTTTTTGCCCGGTTAATGGTGCATCGTCCCCTCTCAAGACAATGGGGAAAACAGAGAATTCATGACTTTCTCCAGGCCGATGCCACTGCCGCCCTCGGCGCTCTCCTCGAAACAACCACCGAACAAGAAGTGCATTACCTACCGCAGTTGGTGGCGCAATTAGGCCAACCGGTTTACTTTTTGGCAGGACAGCAAGATCCCGTCATGGAACTGAAGTATGTGCGCCATTTAGCCAGCTTTCATCCTAGTTTTGGTTGTATGGGCAATAATGTCCGAGAAATTGATCACTGCGGTCATTTAGCGATGGTTGAACAAGTCGTCTCGGTAGAAGAAAATATCCGCAAAATTTTAAATCAATATCACCCCTAA